ctttttaagtctttcgaaaatttcatggagttattaaaaatacccttattttttaaaatccgttgaaatccattcaaattatttaaatctgctacaaaatttttagaatctttcaaaataccttaaaatatctcaaatcacTTGAAAACCCTTGTAACTttttaaacctcttgaaaaatcaatagaattttaaaaaaaacacgaattgtcTATTGTTAAGGAATTTTCGGTAATTACTacccccttttccagctccttcAGGGCTaaagttacggaaaattccgcAATACGAGCCCTATCGCCAGTCATTCCTAAAAAATATacccaaatctttaaaatccccaGATTTCCCTCGGGTTTTCCCTGACCTGCGGCCACCCTCGGCACGAATTGGTTCCTTGGCGCTCGCACGCTTCGATTTGGTCCAGTTCATGCAAGGAATCCTCACTTTCATACAATCCTATTTCGAAATGAAGAGatacttttaatttcatttataatccGAAACTACGTGTCTCTGAAATTATTTCAACTCGAAATTCGGGGGTGAGGTTTCTCCCTTTTCTGAGAATCGTCGAAAGCAAGAGTTGCCGAAGGAGGctgaattaatgaatttttcgagtaaaacaaaaaatatgcaaatcGAGAGCGAGGTAGTGTTTGAGAGACTCTGGCTCAACgtctatatatacatatacatataatatatatatgcatatactCCTGTCCTCGTTGAGGATCTGCGAATCTCACTCGCTCTTCCCTTGCCCTTGTCCGATCGCACGCGCGTCGCAGCAGAAACCACGACGACGGCCTCCACGTGCTGCCAGGAACATTTAGGCGCCCCAAATTGTAGGTCGTCATCGCGTGGCGATGGTGAGGGTAGAGGTTGGAGGGGCGATCGCGCGTCGCCCCTGACTTTGCTCGCCGAGCCGACTGTCGTTCGGCCCTACTCGATCAATTTCGTGCCTCCTCGGTTCGAGTAGGAGGTAAACATTGCACAGTATGATTGGTCGTCCCGAGGCGGGTCCTTCGGTTTTCGTCGCTTTTCTATGTTAAATCTCGTCGATGTTACAAGTGAATTATATCAACCGCGACCATGCTAACGAGAAACTCGATGTGACTTATTCGCGATCAGTGCTTTACAAGGAGAGTttaattgtacttaaaaaaaattactaacctTCGAGAATGGACCACTAAGAATTCAGCTGTCGGAGAAATTTTATGTGCAAGATCTGGACCTACATTCTTCACCtacatcaattttgtaaacaataggtaagttgatttttatttgattgatttttatcGTGTTTGTTGTAATTAGATTGCATGTTTTGTTTCAATTAGAGAATTTATGGTATGGGCTTTTGCtttgaataatatattaaatttaaataatctcattttcatctatttttttaatgtgatttatGTATGATCTACATATAAAATGTAgatgaaaactttatttattaatttttcacctggAAGCTGAACGTATCCTAACGGGAATGGCTATTAAAATATGTTTGGATTAAATATCGTAATCGATTCAGTGTggtattttttatatctttatttagttttatatttaaaaagtgacgTTTACATTTAGAAcagtaaatttttaatccatcAAAATATTGTCCAAAAATGCAAAACGTCAATTAGCCAGGTCGCAACTTACTACCGTTAtgtacaaaacaaaaaatcagtgACTTCCAAAAATGCAAGAACGCCATTATTGCACCCAACCCGTGAATTTTGAAGAACCCCCTCaaatcaactaaaaacaacaaagttgtcactttttttttttttttgattaggGCGTATTATTTAGCGTCTTGAGATAAGTTGCGCATAAGCTCGGCGCAGAGATACCCCTCGTTTGCAACGTCCCTTGTTACGACCTTCTGTGGGTACgatcaataatatttttggtagataaCAGTTGggagttgaaaaaaatgataaatagaaGATAAGATCTGATAGTTGTAAAAACTATGTACAAATCGCATAACTAAGAGCGCTGGAAGTACTACTCTCTGTGATGTAACTCGACGTCCTTACCGCGCGTTGAGTTGCACGAGGTCGGTGATCGCTATAAAAAAATGTGGAGAGTACACGTGGAGGCAGTCGATTGAGGTTTCCGCCACATCGGCTGCCTCTCGCGAATAACAACGCGCGTGTAGCCCTGCCAGCAAATAACGTTGCGACTTTCACGACCGTATTTGTTCTTTTCAGTTATGTCGAGGCTTCGACTATTTAGCTAAACTAATTGTCTGATAGTTGTTATCGCGCTTTAATTATCGGAAGCAATTAGTGTTCCCTATTTCCCTCTTTGAGTAATTCTTTTGTGAAAATATCCTCAGAAAACTGTCTGATTTCGCTGAAAGTATCACGACATATCAAGAATTACCTGATATGGATAGGTCACTATTTGacaaataaaacaaagaaatttctgTTGAAAGCGATGTTGAAATTAAGTTCAACTGACCACTCGTGTGCATATATAAATGTTAAGATAGGTATTTGTTCATCTTTATATAGAATTGCTGAGTTAGACTTTATTCGATATTTAATCTCTGACCTACCCAAGTTAGTTCTTTGTACGGACTTAATGGTTCGTTTACAAATCTCATTCAAGTCTTTTTATAACATGATTGGTAAGAACTTATTCAACgaaatggaaaaaatgttgatACACTTATCAGTTAACATTTTCTAATCTATCTAATGTATCTAATCTTTATCAACGTTAGATAGCGCGCGCACTATTAAAGGCGTCATCGGGTCATTGACCTATTCCTCGAAAAATTCGACTAATGCTCGGCCCCACTGCAGGGCTGGGTATTTGGAGAGCCTAAAGTGGGTTCACCTTAACTTGGGAAAGTTATATTAGAAAGGGTCATGAGTATGGAAGTCATAGGGCATTGGACCTGCGTATGCGCATGGGGCGTTGGGAAAGTGGgcgttttgggttaaaaaaggCCTCGATGGTGGGGGGATGTTGGCTGCAACGCGCAGCGATTCAGGACGGTGTGTAATCATCTGAAACGCAGAGCGCATCTCACTCAGTAGTTCGTAGTGTACTAGGACAGAAGTAGTGTGACGCAGTGCCTTCCCCACATCTACCTCATGTCACCCTCCCtcgtttattattaatattcctaTTGCAATTCTAATTAAAGAACACGAAATGAAAACTTTCACTTCTCACGGGATCGAAATGCGATTCCCAAATGGTACGattttattctcaaatatttatcaGTTTATACTCTTTAAAGGCTTTGTAACATGCCCCCATCCCCTCACAAATATCGATTGTTGGCACCCTTCTCTGATTTATTAGATAGTACATTTATATTGTTTGTTTTCCCGCAATTTAattcaaaccttttttatatGTAATACATATTAGGGTAGTTtcgaaaaatgtacaatttttgaaaattaaggtgCACCTTAATATTGTTGTTAGACATCatacaacaaaattaatatacagttttGAGACATATATAGTTCTCCCCAAATGTTGTTAAAGCTTTGATAGATAATATATCTCATATTAATAGACAAGAGAGataagtgattttaaataaaggTCTCTCTTCTATTCGTCTTGTATGACAAACAATATGGAAAATGAAATACATTTCTTTCATCATACTTAACCAATGCTATCGCATACTTCTTGTAAATCTGACAAATTTGATCACAATCAATATTTAGAAAGTTATTGATTACTTAAAAAGTACGCAATCATATGTTTCATTTtagagatgaaaaaaaaattatttgatatattttacatattaatCATATGACTTAGAACCAAAATAAGATGCACCGTAAttccaaaaaagtttgtttttttgaacctccctAACAAGTTTTCTactgtaattaattatttatcagaaaTTTAGTAAATTCACTTCGGTTTTGGTATGTCAATAATTTgactaaattatcaaaaatggcGGCTCTTAccctattttctgaaaaagtagAACAAGTTTTAATGTGATTACTAGTATCGAAGCTCTCTTGACTCactttttttcttctgaattaaCTTTTCGCAACTTCTTCTAAGTCCGGTtcttaaaagacattttttttctcatttactcATCCGTGATATAGGGTCGTTAAAAGCTTCCAAAGGATTTCGAGCGCAGTGAATAAGATATTTAGTAACTAAGAATGATtcttagaaacaaaatattttttttttaattctgaaaaatattgatatgagataaaaatgttgaaaataaaattattaagggtTTGATGTTGATCAGTGCAGTAAATATATACTAAgattttgttttttgatttaCCGAtctttcagtttatttaaaacaagCTTTTGCTCCGTGACTTGGAGCCTTTTCaggttaacaatttttattgatacGTTTATATTTCAGGATTACATCAAAtctaaatttcattattataaagtTGTGTAAAGTTTTTAGCGCTAACAtagcaataaatattttcttttgtggACCAGCGCATAATATTATGCGCTATACTTGAGATAAATTTTGTGCGCTGCCCgcataagaatgtttaaaaattatatttttctgaaaaaaaggatCTTCTAACATCGCTCCACTGGGACTAATACAttgctgataatacagattccttttaattactcgtatcataaatgtaacacctggcttgaggtagcgtatatttttgaaaaaggatttttctttcgatctctaatagcttaattgggaaagcacccgatcgtcaatcggaagttctgtggttcgtttcGCAGTGGAGCGATGTtatatatttttgcagaaaaatgtaatttaaacagtttttaaactattttccattttgtcaaaaatgacgttaagtattttctgttacttGAAGAGTTGACTTGattgttttgatttctatttccatagaTTGTGGAATGACACATATTCTGATCGATTGTAActactctgctgataatacagattcctttaagaatatatttattgcGATTTATTCAGAATATTTGTCCCTGGactacttttgtattttttcttggaaaattataaTCTTAGGAACAAAGTTTGCACACGAAAAAAGTGTGTCTTACAACTTTTATGCACAACATTTTTATCTCAGATCAATATTTatcaagatatttaaaagaaaaaaattaattaaaaaaaagtaacttaattTCTATTAATCTTTTACAAAAGTACTGTTATGCCTTTTAACTGGGATGCAAATGAACCCCTAAGCCAATTATTAAGTCAATATTCTTGCGTCACCTTTTCGGCAGCATACCTCTCATCTCTATATTggacaataaataaacatttcatgaATTTATCACACCGAATCGATTAGCCATATATTTACAAACGATCGATATCTCTTCCTCTCGTGTACTTATTAGACATGCTCAGTTCGAATTCAGGGAGTTTGACaaatatcttttttcttcaaattgcaGATAACAGCTGGACATCCAGAATGGTGGGTTATTATCAGGAGCCGATTCTGAAGCGAGAAGTCGGACAGAAACCGATGGCGATTGCGTCTTCGAAGTTGGAGCCGATCAAGTCAGTGAAGAGTCTTGTCTGCAGTCCGGACTTGACGGTCTTTGCAACCCCATCTTCTGAACGTTTGACGACGATCAACGAAAAGTCCTATCAGTGTATGCTCTGTCAGAAAATATTCGACCAGAAAAACGTCTATCAGAGTCATATGAGATCTCATGGCAAGGATGGCGAGGACCCTTACAGATGCAACATCTGCAGCAAGACTTTCGCGGTGCCGGCGCGACTCACGAGGCACTATCGCACTCATACGGGGGAAAAACCCTACCAGTGCGAGTACTGCAACAAGTCCTTTTCCGTCAAAGAGAATCTCAGTGTTCACAGGCGCATCCACACCAAGGAGCGCCCGTACAAGTGTGACGTTTGCGAGCGGGCGTTTGAGCATAGTGGGAAGCTTCACCGACACATGAGAATACACACGGGCGAGCGACCTCACAAGTGTTCCGTCTGCGCGAAAACCTTCATCCAGAGTGGCCAGCTTGTCATCCATATGCGGACACACACTGGTGAAAAGCCCTATGTCTGCAAGTCCTGCGGCAAGGGCTTCACGTGTTCGAAACAGCTCAAAGTTCACACTCGCACCCACACTGGCGAAAAACCCTACAAATGCGAAGTCTGCGGAAAATCCTTCGGCTATAATCACGTGCTCAAGCTGCACCAGGTCAATCACTTTGGCTCCAAGGTCTACAAGTGCACCCTCTGCAATGAGACATTCACTAATAAGAAGAACATGGAAGTGCACATCAAGGTGCACTCGGACTCGAGCTCGAATTCACCCCGCGACTCGCCCATCGAGCCCGTGATTGAGATTGCACCAGCCAGCAGTACTTCGAGTATAACCGGCACGAGCAGTGACAAGGAGAACAAGACTGATGAAACCTGCCATACGACTGCGTCAAGTTATATGCAGCCCAGGGATTTCTCTTACTACCTTTATCAGCGGGATCAGTATTCTCAGGCCGCGCCAAGCCCAATAGGAGTGAATCCCGCGCTCCTGGCTGCGGCGGCAGCTGCAGCTGCTGTCGAGGAGAGGTCTTTCCAGACCCTGCCTCTGGCTCCACAGCCCCAGGAACCGACTCAGGTCTTCCTCTATCCGGAATTGTCGCCGGCCTACTCGCCCTACTCGTCATACGGGGCAGGCCAGAACAACGACCTTGCCGGAAACGAGTGCTCGTCGCTACTTAATCTCCCGGGGAACGACGCTCGACGGAGGGTCGAAGCTGCCCTGGAAGCGGTGGAGGAGCAACGTCAAAGGGAGTACGGAGTCAGGGTTGAAAAGCATCCGATTCTGACACCGCCCAGCAGCAATCCAGTGAGTCCAGCACCATCACCCGATCCCCTTGATCTGGCGATACCTGTCAGGGAGACCCTGATACTTCCACCGAGGAAGCGTTGCAAAATGATCCTCGAGTCGATGGAACACGAACGGTCCGGGATCAATGCGCAGAGACAAAACTCAGTGATTCAATTCGCTCGGGCTTCTTAGTGGACGTGGTGGTGTTACTCTAGCTCTAGTGTCATCAATTCGAGGCTTTCTAGCGCGTTCACTTGCAATTTCCGGGTTTAGCATTAGATTATGAGAACGACTCGAGAACGTTCGATTTTAAAGACTTGCATATATTTATTCTTCCTCTTTCCTGACAAGGTTCATCGTTGGCATCGTGTTGTCGCATTATTTtctctcttgatttttttttacacaaaatattttacgtCGCGTGCTCGAGCACGCGGACATGGGTTGCGCAGgaaggaaaaaaaatgataataatgattctAAAGGTCATGCCTATAAATATGATAATAATCTGGTAACCCTGTCCTACAACTTGGTGAACAACGACTCGCGGTCCACTCTGTACCAAGAGTTTCTTTTTTCAAGCAGGTGGGAATTACCGGTGCGCTTTTATCTCCGGTTTGCATTAATTTCAATTTACGCTTCTTTCGCCTGATCGTGAGAAGTGCGGAATTTTGAGAGTAATTCTGAGGAATCAAGTGATGGAGCGAGAAGCGATCGTGGTTAAAGACTATACAAAAGTACCAAACATTGATATCTCTGTGATAAGAACTCCGTACTACCAGAGTATTGAGGAAACTGAGCCCACTGCCAGTACAAGCGTGTTTGCGTACACGCAGGCGCGTATGACATTTCCATACACCCGAAAAAATAGTAGAAACTCTGACACGCGCTTGCGTGGACCTGCTGCACATATATATTGACCTATCTTCATAAAGTAATAATTCTTAATGTAAATCTATAACATTTATTCACACTGTACACTAGGGTGGCCCTTATTCTTCTATTttcgatatttattttttctcttccaccttgttttttttttctttttcgaatttccaaaaaaaaattatctccaaaTTTGAACCAAATCGGTTTATCTGAGTGAGAATTCGGGGTTTCGTACCGAAATTACGGTGCAAATAGCcagtctaatttaaatttttgcagattaaaaaaaaaaggaacttGAAGAATTGTGAAAGTcttgaaaagaatgaaaatattttcgtaagattccttgaaaaattgcaattattttttttatttttgaatattattttaaaagactattcaaaaagatcttaaaagatttacaaaattgttgaaacatccggaagattttaagaacattttttaaaatatgcaggattttctcaaaattgtaggaaaaaatctattaattttcagaagatatttagaagttttaaaaaaaagttcgaaaataatttttcaagattttaaaataaaaagactgaAGAGGGTGGCGACCTGACCGGGAGTTGAATGTTAAAAACCCAAGAATTTGATTCTGATCACGACAAATTTCAAGGTTTCATTATATtgataattttggtcaatttcgaaaagtcatttCTACTTTATTTACGGTTGCAGCCCATAGGAGTGAatataattatcgtttttattttataacagttGAGTTTCGTTaaggaaatataatttcacttgaaacggaactttttagattgaatgggaatttttattaaagaattaaaattggatttagaagaaagaaatgtttaaaatcgcctctttcaagtcaaaattcgtcacgatttaaaatttctttcttccaaacttttgtaaaaaaaacaagtaCTTTAAGTAGTATTTAGAAGagaatatatttctgaattttgatcttgttattttttttttacgttttagttatgaatttacttaatttttcaactaaaaattttaatttccagtaggaatttaactatttttctgaaaatctgcttgggggggggggggttatatttttaacgaaaaattcaactattctaattttggttgaaattgtacccgttttgaatgaaaatctaactatttcaactgaaaatttcaccattattttgagttaaaatggatcttttctaatttaaaaatttaacagttaagatgtgcattttttaaaattgaaaattcacgtattttcttaaaaagagactttggtagaaaatcgacttttttgtagaaaatgattttttttctttaaaaacttatctcattgtttaaaaattcttcttttggattgaaaattaaaatgttaccgTCAAATATTCATcagtctagttaaaaattcatcttttcggttcgaaataaatttactttgttgaaaaaaactatttttttttataattaattacattgatttaagttttttttttataaaaaatgaactatttgattgaaaatgtgtttttttttatttggatggaaaagaatttttttaccacaaattaaaatattttattgaaaatgtgtttcttttttggtgtaaaatatttttttcttaaactgaaaatagtattccagttgaatattccataattttagttaaaaattcgttgttttggttgaacattcattttcagactgaacttttaattattcgattttcggttgaaaaattatcgtttatagttaaaaattcttattttttggccaaaatttgcttttcataacttgaaaattaattacttagttTTCGATTGACAATtgaccatttttagttgaaaaatcatcttttaggttggaaataaatttacttggttgaaagataaagtcttgttttgaaaattaatttttttttcattcaagtttttttggttgaaaaataaactatttgattgaaaacttgtttttttttctgtggattaaaaggaattttttaaaccgaaaatttaactaatttattgaaaatgtccataattttaatcaaaaatgcatttttttttaaattaattttgactgatgatttaattatttgatttttggttgaaaaatgatcttttttagttgaaaatttgtctttatggttaaatattatttttcataagttgAAACTtagttatttaagttttggttgacaattgatgtttttagtaaaagttatttcttttttaaagttcaactattttagttaaaaactaattttttgtttcaaatttaactattccagttagggattcatcattttagttaaaaatatcatcaattaaaatgaaaaaatccaatttgtttaactaaaaatgtaatcattccatttcctgtttaaaataattttatcaatttaaaattcaactatttcgttaaaattcatgtattttgtttgaaaaattgtatttcttggtagaaaattaatctttttggttagaaatccaagtatttcagttaaatgtttatcattttagttgaa
This DNA window, taken from Belonocnema kinseyi isolate 2016_QV_RU_SX_M_011 chromosome 9, B_treatae_v1, whole genome shotgun sequence, encodes the following:
- the LOC117179541 gene encoding Krueppel homolog 1-like isoform X1 — protein: MKTFTSHGIEMRFPNDNSWTSRMVGYYQEPILKREVGQKPMAIASSKLEPIKSVKSLVCSPDLTVFATPSSERLTTINEKSYQCMLCQKIFDQKNVYQSHMRSHGKDGEDPYRCNICSKTFAVPARLTRHYRTHTGEKPYQCEYCNKSFSVKENLSVHRRIHTKERPYKCDVCERAFEHSGKLHRHMRIHTGERPHKCSVCAKTFIQSGQLVIHMRTHTGEKPYVCKSCGKGFTCSKQLKVHTRTHTGEKPYKCEVCGKSFGYNHVLKLHQVNHFGSKVYKCTLCNETFTNKKNMEVHIKVHSDSSSNSPRDSPIEPVIEIAPASSTSSITGTSSDKENKTDETCHTTASSYMQPRDFSYYLYQRDQYSQAAPSPIGVNPALLAAAAAAAAVEERSFQTLPLAPQPQEPTQVFLYPELSPAYSPYSSYGAGQNNDLAGNECSSLLNLPGNDARRRVEAALEAVEEQRQREYGVRVEKHPILTPPSSNPVSPAPSPDPLDLAIPVRETLILPPRKRCKMILESMEHERSGINAQRQNSVIQFARAS
- the LOC117179541 gene encoding Krueppel homolog 1-like isoform X2 → MVGYYQEPILKREVGQKPMAIASSKLEPIKSVKSLVCSPDLTVFATPSSERLTTINEKSYQCMLCQKIFDQKNVYQSHMRSHGKDGEDPYRCNICSKTFAVPARLTRHYRTHTGEKPYQCEYCNKSFSVKENLSVHRRIHTKERPYKCDVCERAFEHSGKLHRHMRIHTGERPHKCSVCAKTFIQSGQLVIHMRTHTGEKPYVCKSCGKGFTCSKQLKVHTRTHTGEKPYKCEVCGKSFGYNHVLKLHQVNHFGSKVYKCTLCNETFTNKKNMEVHIKVHSDSSSNSPRDSPIEPVIEIAPASSTSSITGTSSDKENKTDETCHTTASSYMQPRDFSYYLYQRDQYSQAAPSPIGVNPALLAAAAAAAAVEERSFQTLPLAPQPQEPTQVFLYPELSPAYSPYSSYGAGQNNDLAGNECSSLLNLPGNDARRRVEAALEAVEEQRQREYGVRVEKHPILTPPSSNPVSPAPSPDPLDLAIPVRETLILPPRKRCKMILESMEHERSGINAQRQNSVIQFARAS